Proteins found in one Deltaproteobacteria bacterium genomic segment:
- a CDS encoding AtpZ/AtpI family protein, which translates to MDPESRKMIRDSGRFGAVGIEMGISVAIGLFAGRWFDRRFETDPWLTILGVVFGLGAAGMAGWRVYRAAKADMAADGNGRT; encoded by the coding sequence ATGGATCCCGAATCCCGCAAAATGATCCGCGACTCCGGGCGCTTCGGCGCCGTGGGCATCGAAATGGGCATTTCGGTCGCGATCGGGCTGTTCGCGGGGCGGTGGTTCGACCGGCGATTCGAAACGGACCCCTGGCTCACGATTCTCGGCGTGGTGTTCGGACTGGGCGCGGCGGGCATGGCGGGTTGGCGCGTGTACCGGGCGGCGAAGGCCGATATGGCGGCGGACGGAAACGGGCGGACATGA